In a genomic window of Sutcliffiella sp. FSL R7-0096:
- a CDS encoding metallophosphoesterase, translating to MLLRFLHISDIHFQVENYQSRRMRMRLLTKINELNQVNPFNFVILTGDLSHQGQGFNENQMRFFEEIFRILNLSKKQIYIIPGNHDIRRNSDRTDLINEIVESNNPSNTLDEYLEDEENKSKILSSFDSFSTFYFDFLTKEYPLNNIHFLLETENYNIVHLNTCLIANRAGEEGALLIGKNKLLDCLSNLGVDNNKLSIAIGHHTLECMADSDKNAIKSLFDDFNIDLYLSGHVHRAAYNIEANQYNNLLNIVSAGVHSDEYSLGGFGDFLIEDGVAKISQYIWNSEHEYWTLNNTLGRKMENGVLEYHIPKFSNNKNRSEDEINCKKDKLKKELSELFSENERIFKQYGPFSITAQHTPVSEFAYMWKEKCITDIIPNNKKILEILQSNKELISEDKLFVLNLYKNHIEGFEMNHLSKYKSSKVPTFPKEILTILE from the coding sequence ATGCTTTTGCGTTTTTTACATATTTCTGATATTCACTTTCAAGTTGAAAATTATCAATCTAGAAGAATGAGGATGAGGCTATTAACAAAAATAAATGAGTTAAATCAAGTAAACCCATTTAATTTTGTTATTTTAACAGGAGATCTCTCCCATCAAGGACAAGGTTTTAACGAAAATCAAATGAGATTTTTCGAAGAAATTTTTAGAATACTTAATTTATCGAAAAAGCAAATATATATTATTCCTGGAAATCATGACATCAGACGAAATAGTGATAGAACTGATTTGATTAATGAAATCGTTGAATCAAATAACCCTTCAAACACATTAGATGAATATCTTGAAGATGAGGAGAATAAGTCTAAAATATTGAGTAGTTTCGATTCTTTTTCAACCTTCTATTTTGACTTTTTAACAAAAGAATACCCCTTAAATAATATTCACTTTTTACTTGAAACAGAAAATTATAATATAGTGCATTTAAATACATGTCTTATTGCAAATAGAGCTGGAGAAGAAGGGGCATTACTTATTGGGAAGAATAAATTATTGGATTGTTTATCTAATTTAGGAGTAGATAATAATAAATTGTCTATTGCCATTGGGCACCATACATTAGAATGTATGGCTGATAGTGATAAAAATGCAATTAAAAGTTTATTTGATGATTTTAATATTGATTTATACCTTTCTGGTCATGTACATAGAGCAGCATACAATATAGAAGCAAATCAATATAATAATCTCTTAAATATTGTTAGTGCTGGAGTGCACTCAGATGAATATTCTCTAGGAGGTTTCGGAGACTTTTTAATCGAGGATGGCGTTGCGAAAATTTCCCAATATATTTGGAACAGTGAACATGAATATTGGACATTAAATAATACGTTAGGTAGGAAAATGGAAAATGGCGTTTTGGAGTATCACATCCCAAAATTCTCAAATAATAAAAATAGATCAGAAGATGAAATAAATTGTAAAAAAGATAAACTAAAAAAAGAATTAAGTGAACTATTTTCAGAAAATGAACGAATTTTTAAGCAATATGGACCATTTAGTATTACAGCCCAGCATACCCCAGTTTCAGAGTTTGCATATATGTGGAAAGAAAAGTGCATTACTGATATTATTCCAAATAATAAAAAAATTTTAGAAATACTACAAAGTAATAAAGAATTAATTTCAGAGGACAAATTATTTGTTCTTAATTTATATAAGAATCATATAGAAGGGTTTGAAATGAATCATTTATCTAAATATAAAAGTTCTAAAGTTCCTACATTTCCCAAAGAAATACTAACAATTCTAGAATAA
- a CDS encoding recombinase family protein, whose translation MVNLNEIKSVAIYVRVSTEEQASEGYSISAQLQTLRQFTHLYGWQIAEEYVDEGISGKDIKGRPALQRMILDVEKDKFQAVLVWKISRLSRNMLNTLVLLDKFEEYVVKFISYSENFDTSSPIGKLVVQLMASIAEMERNTLSENVKLGMTQRAKVGSWNGGVVFGFDSIEKELIINPKEAEIVQLIFTLYAEGKGLKALANHLNKEGYRTKRGRHFSINGIATILDNPIYVGKIRWLQVENWDKKRRRGKNTNPILVEGKHEAIISDELWNIVHARRQSKSFKQRQSNEPFLLSSILRCPNCGQGMVPSITISTRKDGTKRKHRYYVCSDFHNKGSSACKANSIKAYYAEDAVINRITDFLNDSAGFSNTIENINEDTVHTNVKLKEQLEMIEAELKKANAMQEKYMEAFEQNLFPVSILQEKLHKLAKSKNDLVQKKNELSFQLSSSDSKIITPDVVRHLLEMYVQVFQQSSREKKKQLFQLLINKITIIQADGRSRTVDNIELDFDFSEVNLSKTFTLIHILYLESDHSEQNSSSKPDSKDKMPSYLQFFLPLFMVRFPPINPKTPINLLQ comes from the coding sequence GTGGTTAATCTGAATGAAATAAAAAGCGTAGCAATATACGTTCGTGTCAGCACCGAAGAACAGGCAAGTGAAGGCTATAGCATTTCTGCACAATTGCAAACCCTTCGCCAATTTACTCATCTTTACGGCTGGCAGATCGCTGAAGAATACGTCGATGAAGGCATTAGTGGTAAAGATATAAAAGGCCGACCGGCATTGCAAAGAATGATATTGGATGTGGAGAAGGACAAATTCCAAGCTGTATTGGTATGGAAGATATCACGTCTTTCAAGAAATATGTTAAATACTCTTGTGCTGCTAGATAAATTCGAAGAGTATGTTGTAAAGTTCATTTCCTACTCTGAGAATTTTGATACATCCAGTCCTATAGGTAAACTGGTCGTACAATTGATGGCATCCATTGCCGAAATGGAGAGAAATACCCTTTCTGAAAATGTGAAGCTAGGAATGACTCAACGTGCTAAAGTAGGAAGCTGGAACGGCGGCGTGGTTTTCGGATTTGATTCTATAGAAAAAGAGCTTATCATTAATCCAAAAGAAGCAGAGATTGTTCAACTTATTTTTACTCTATATGCAGAAGGTAAAGGTCTCAAAGCCCTCGCTAATCACTTAAACAAAGAAGGATATCGGACTAAACGTGGCAGACACTTCTCAATCAATGGTATTGCTACAATATTAGATAATCCTATCTATGTTGGTAAAATACGATGGTTACAAGTTGAGAACTGGGATAAAAAGAGAAGGCGTGGAAAAAATACGAATCCCATTTTAGTTGAAGGGAAACACGAAGCAATTATCTCCGACGAACTTTGGAATATCGTTCATGCCCGTAGACAAAGTAAGTCATTTAAGCAGCGTCAGTCTAACGAACCTTTTCTCTTAAGCAGTATCCTTAGATGTCCTAACTGTGGTCAAGGCATGGTCCCATCTATTACTATTTCTACTCGAAAAGATGGAACTAAACGAAAGCATCGCTATTATGTCTGTAGTGACTTCCACAACAAAGGATCATCAGCATGTAAAGCAAATTCAATTAAAGCCTACTATGCAGAAGATGCTGTCATTAATCGTATAACAGACTTCTTAAACGATTCAGCTGGCTTTAGTAATACTATAGAGAATATTAATGAAGACACGGTTCATACAAATGTGAAACTAAAAGAGCAGTTAGAGATGATTGAAGCAGAACTTAAAAAAGCCAATGCCATGCAAGAAAAATATATGGAAGCTTTTGAGCAAAATCTCTTCCCTGTATCCATACTACAGGAAAAGTTACACAAGTTAGCTAAATCGAAGAATGACTTAGTTCAAAAGAAAAATGAACTTAGCTTTCAACTAAGTTCATCCGACTCAAAAATTATTACACCTGACGTGGTTAGGCATTTATTAGAAATGTATGTACAAGTATTTCAACAGTCTTCGAGAGAAAAGAAAAAGCAGCTTTTTCAACTTTTAATAAATAAGATAACGATAATACAAGCTGACGGTCGCTCTCGAACGGTGGATAATATCGAACTCGATTTTGATTTTTCAGAAGTCAATCTGTCCAAAACATTTACACTTATTCACATCTTGTATCTTGAATCAGATCATTCAGAGCAAAATTCCTCTTCAAAACCTGATTCAAAAGACAAAATGCCATCTTATCTTCAGTTTTTTTTGCCTCTATTTATGGTACGGTTCCCCCCGATTAATCCGAAAACCCCGATAAACCTGCTCCAATAG
- the rlmH gene encoding 23S rRNA (pseudouridine(1915)-N(3))-methyltransferase RlmH has protein sequence MNISIITIGKLKEKYLKQGINEYLKRLSAYAKIDIIELPDEKAPEQLSEAEMEQVKNKEGERILGKISDDTHVIALAIEGKQRSSEELAREMDKLATYGKSKVAFVIGGSLGLSGDVMKRANDTLSFSRMTFPHQLMKLILLEQVYRGFRINRGEPYHK, from the coding sequence GTGAATATCTCAATAATCACAATAGGAAAACTAAAAGAGAAGTATCTGAAACAAGGAATAAATGAGTATTTGAAACGTTTGAGTGCCTACGCAAAAATAGACATCATTGAGCTCCCAGACGAAAAAGCCCCAGAACAATTAAGCGAAGCCGAAATGGAACAAGTGAAAAATAAAGAAGGCGAACGGATACTAGGGAAGATTTCTGATGATACCCATGTGATTGCTTTGGCGATTGAAGGGAAGCAACGTTCATCTGAAGAATTGGCGAGGGAAATGGACAAGCTGGCTACTTATGGGAAGAGTAAGGTAGCGTTTGTGATTGGGGGATCGCTTGGGTTGAGCGGGGACGTGATGAAGAGGGCGAATGATACGTTGTCTTTTTCTAGGATGACGTTTCCGCATCAGTTGATGAAGTTGATACTATTGGAGCAGGTTTATCGGGGTTTTCGGATTAATCGGGGGGAACCGTACCATAAATAG
- a CDS encoding CxxH/CxxC protein has product MAEISSLSVSSHVDKWYSSEVKEGFERIVDKMKCCLEHIELAMEMYIDEHEEAPILEMLPEEEKLSTTCEFCKEAAIYMVGN; this is encoded by the coding sequence ATGGCAGAAATCTCTTCCCTTTCTGTTTCCTCACATGTGGATAAATGGTATTCTAGTGAAGTTAAAGAAGGTTTTGAAAGGATTGTGGATAAAATGAAATGCTGTTTAGAGCATATTGAGTTAGCAATGGAAATGTACATAGATGAACACGAGGAAGCACCAATTTTAGAGATGTTACCGGAAGAAGAAAAGTTATCAACAACCTGTGAATTTTGTAAAGAAGCTGCAATATATATGGTGGGGAACTAA
- a CDS encoding S1C family serine protease, with translation MGYYDKQDPSKHSKQKGNRGRYFLPGIVALSLGVLLLAVAFPGLTGRVMPDGSNRQAVEQRGQLPNQSESGGTAAEIRNVSVNVTSGVTEAVDNVAEAVVGVINLQNASFWNDTEVETDEEGEAGTGSGVIYKKENGKAYVVTNYHVIEGATQVELSLIDGTRVPAEVLGEDPLTDLAVLSMADEMVTKVADFGDSDSVRTGEPVIAIGNPLGLQFSGSVTQGIISGTDRSIPVDVNRDGTPDWHADVMQTDAAINPGNSGGALINIQGKVIGINSMKIAQSAVEGIGLAIPVNSAIPIISDLEQYGQVKRPYFGVSIGSLSDVSSYHWQQTLKLPKEVSAGVYITGVAPGSPAAKAGLQEYDVIVDLDGEQVRDVIELRKHLYNEKQVGDDMKVTFYRGKDQKSTTVNLTEDTTGE, from the coding sequence ATGGGATATTACGACAAACAAGATCCATCCAAACATTCTAAGCAAAAAGGAAACAGAGGGAGGTATTTTCTCCCTGGAATCGTGGCGTTGTCACTTGGCGTTTTATTATTGGCTGTGGCCTTCCCTGGTTTGACGGGAAGAGTGATGCCGGATGGGAGTAATCGTCAAGCGGTGGAACAGCGCGGGCAGTTGCCAAATCAGTCAGAATCCGGTGGTACTGCAGCGGAAATTCGCAATGTCTCCGTTAATGTAACATCAGGTGTAACAGAAGCAGTCGATAATGTCGCAGAAGCAGTTGTCGGCGTCATCAACCTGCAAAATGCCTCCTTCTGGAACGACACGGAAGTCGAAACAGATGAGGAAGGCGAGGCGGGGACAGGCTCTGGTGTCATCTATAAAAAAGAGAACGGAAAAGCCTATGTGGTGACGAATTATCATGTTATTGAAGGGGCAACCCAGGTGGAACTCAGCCTGATTGACGGGACAAGGGTACCGGCAGAGGTGCTCGGTGAAGATCCGTTGACAGATCTTGCTGTGTTATCCATGGCAGATGAAATGGTGACAAAGGTGGCGGACTTCGGGGACTCTGACAGCGTCCGTACAGGCGAGCCTGTGATCGCCATCGGAAACCCTCTAGGACTGCAGTTTTCCGGCTCGGTAACACAGGGAATCATCTCCGGAACAGATCGGAGCATTCCTGTTGATGTGAATAGGGACGGCACTCCGGATTGGCACGCGGATGTCATGCAAACAGATGCTGCCATCAACCCTGGTAACAGCGGAGGCGCTTTGATCAATATCCAAGGGAAAGTCATCGGCATCAACTCGATGAAAATTGCCCAGTCCGCGGTGGAAGGTATCGGTTTGGCCATACCGGTCAACTCGGCGATTCCAATCATTAGTGACTTGGAGCAATACGGCCAGGTTAAACGGCCATACTTTGGTGTCAGCATTGGCTCGTTGTCCGATGTATCAAGCTACCACTGGCAACAGACGTTGAAGCTTCCGAAAGAAGTAAGTGCAGGTGTGTATATTACGGGAGTGGCACCTGGATCACCTGCCGCTAAAGCAGGATTGCAGGAATATGATGTTATTGTGGACCTTGACGGCGAACAAGTGCGGGATGTCATTGAGTTGCGCAAGCATCTTTATAATGAAAAACAGGTCGGCGATGATATGAAGGTAACTTTCTATCGAGGCAAGGATCAAAAATCAACAACCGTGAATTTAACGGAAGATACAACCGGCGAATAA
- a CDS encoding MBL fold metallo-hydrolase, with product MSLHFSVLASGSTGNAIYVATEEHSLLIDAGLSGKKMQELFNGIGRKIEDLSGILVTHEHSDHIKGLGVLARKYKLPIYANEKTWKAMDGLVGVIPTEQKFTFELEQVKTFGGLDVQSFGVSHDAAEPMFYSFHDGDKKVVVITDTGYVSDRVKGIISDADAYVFESNHDVQMLQMGHYPWSIKRRILSDVGHVSNEDAALAMADVMGDKTKRIYLAHLSKDNNMKDLARMSVQQTLATRGVIVGEQVELYDTDPEKPTALAFV from the coding sequence ATGAGCCTGCATTTTAGCGTGCTAGCAAGCGGCAGCACAGGAAATGCAATTTATGTCGCAACAGAGGAGCATTCTTTATTAATCGATGCTGGTTTGAGCGGCAAAAAAATGCAAGAACTGTTTAATGGGATAGGCAGAAAAATAGAAGATCTATCCGGTATTTTGGTGACACATGAGCATAGCGATCACATTAAGGGACTTGGCGTACTTGCCAGAAAGTACAAGCTCCCGATCTATGCCAATGAAAAGACATGGAAGGCGATGGACGGCCTGGTTGGCGTCATCCCGACAGAGCAAAAATTCACGTTTGAGCTGGAACAGGTGAAAACATTTGGTGGTCTGGATGTTCAATCATTCGGTGTATCACACGATGCAGCAGAGCCGATGTTCTATTCCTTCCATGATGGGGATAAAAAAGTTGTTGTCATCACCGACACTGGTTATGTCAGCGACAGGGTGAAAGGCATCATTTCCGATGCAGACGCCTATGTTTTTGAAAGCAATCATGACGTGCAGATGTTACAGATGGGACACTATCCATGGAGCATCAAACGACGTATCTTAAGCGATGTAGGACACGTATCCAATGAGGATGCAGCCCTTGCCATGGCGGATGTCATGGGAGACAAAACGAAGCGTATTTATTTGGCGCATTTAAGTAAAGATAATAACATGAAAGATCTAGCGAGGATGTCTGTCCAGCAAACACTTGCCACACGGGGAGTAATCGTGGGAGAACAAGTGGAGTTGTATGACACAGATCCTGAGAAACCAACCGCGCTTGCTTTCGTGTAA
- the yycI gene encoding two-component system regulatory protein YycI, translated as MDWRKTKTIFILTFLVLNLFLGAKILDKREKSQLELLAEASTEEKFEVDEITYADLPKAPSKESYISGSSYVFTDEDVKELMEEKGQEVKRIDETTILAEWKEPIALPETNMTSKLNTVFQDQILFADQYKFWGFNPVSNTLYFFQQYDGKHIYSNSSGMVTVQLNELGEIVSYMQTYITDLEEMDVEQDVISVFNALENLYNSGDLRSRSHVSHMELGYYTLLDNTNSHVLIPTWHIVINENKNLEQDFFVNAFEGSIIKKDNRTLE; from the coding sequence ATGGATTGGAGGAAAACCAAGACAATCTTCATCCTTACGTTCCTTGTCTTAAACCTCTTTCTTGGAGCAAAAATACTTGATAAAAGAGAGAAAAGTCAGTTGGAATTACTTGCTGAGGCCTCTACAGAGGAGAAGTTTGAGGTAGATGAAATTACCTATGCAGACCTTCCAAAAGCACCTTCTAAAGAAAGCTATATCAGCGGGAGCAGCTATGTGTTCACTGATGAAGATGTGAAGGAGTTAATGGAGGAAAAGGGGCAAGAGGTAAAGCGTATAGACGAAACAACAATACTTGCTGAGTGGAAGGAACCGATTGCGCTTCCGGAAACTAATATGACCTCAAAGCTCAATACGGTTTTCCAAGATCAAATTCTCTTTGCCGACCAATATAAGTTCTGGGGCTTTAATCCTGTTAGCAATACGTTATATTTTTTCCAGCAATATGACGGAAAGCATATTTACAGTAACTCGAGTGGGATGGTAACGGTACAATTAAACGAACTGGGTGAGATTGTCTCCTATATGCAGACATATATCACGGATCTTGAGGAAATGGATGTAGAGCAAGATGTCATCTCTGTTTTCAATGCATTGGAGAACTTGTACAACAGCGGCGATTTACGGTCAAGAAGCCATGTCAGCCATATGGAACTCGGCTATTACACCTTGTTGGATAATACGAACTCGCATGTATTGATCCCGACTTGGCATATCGTCATCAACGAGAATAAGAACCTTGAACAGGACTTTTTCGTAAACGCATTTGAAGGATCCATTATTAAAAAAGACAATCGAACATTGGAGTGA
- the yycH gene encoding two-component system activity regulator YycH, whose product MNYETIKSLILTFLVLLSLVLTWNLWTYQPDYEYINSDRVISDVEIREKKEINQIVKPSHMLFHYDDVHHGNVDTDRFLNEFKSWSLYDIERVDNNNHDFTSFMHGNRKMEVVFPDDIPLQTFRFLTNFRDSEIPEININRILIDFNVVSEGSEQTIFLVNYEEKEVYSARVSNLSLSQMERAFYQTGRTNPLYLSLKAQDDRYVFFPALDRKEEQIRTYSYFTDQLNPEDFKDALFSEPSIVTKDMTLDAEVYRDDSRLMRVTNHDYKLQYVNPGNTGQGNTLEFNVIEQGIEFVNNHSGWTGPVENYKLDKWNRSTLEDTVSYRMYVGDYPIFNFNSDAVTEIVQSWRNNELREYTRPIFEFGIIVPRSPQKKLPRGERVLREMEKLNIDPSKVTDIKIAYELKRSSETTEIITIEPIWVYQESHSTWSKLNFTENDDLEGGM is encoded by the coding sequence ATGAATTATGAAACTATTAAATCATTAATTTTAACCTTTCTTGTACTACTAAGCCTCGTTCTTACATGGAATCTGTGGACCTATCAACCTGACTATGAATACATCAACAGCGATCGAGTCATCAGTGATGTGGAAATCAGGGAAAAGAAGGAAATCAACCAAATTGTAAAACCAAGCCATATGCTTTTTCATTATGATGATGTACATCATGGGAATGTGGATACAGATCGCTTTCTGAATGAGTTTAAAAGTTGGAGCCTTTATGATATTGAACGGGTGGACAATAACAACCATGACTTTACTTCTTTTATGCATGGCAACAGAAAAATGGAAGTGGTATTTCCTGATGATATCCCGTTGCAGACGTTCCGTTTTCTAACAAACTTTAGGGATAGTGAGATCCCGGAAATTAATATCAACAGAATACTGATTGATTTTAACGTTGTATCTGAAGGTAGTGAGCAAACCATCTTCTTGGTCAACTACGAAGAGAAGGAAGTTTATTCGGCAAGGGTAAGCAACCTATCGCTTAGCCAAATGGAGCGTGCCTTTTATCAAACAGGAAGAACAAATCCGCTCTACCTCTCTTTAAAAGCGCAGGATGATCGATATGTATTCTTCCCTGCCCTGGACAGGAAAGAGGAGCAAATACGCACCTATAGTTATTTTACCGATCAGTTAAATCCGGAAGATTTCAAAGATGCACTTTTTAGCGAGCCGAGCATTGTAACAAAAGACATGACGCTCGATGCGGAGGTATACCGTGATGATTCCAGGCTGATGAGGGTAACCAATCATGATTATAAACTCCAATATGTAAACCCCGGGAACACCGGACAAGGAAATACATTGGAATTCAATGTCATTGAGCAAGGAATCGAGTTTGTGAATAATCATAGCGGTTGGACGGGACCTGTAGAAAATTATAAGCTGGATAAATGGAATAGGAGTACCTTGGAGGACACCGTTTCCTATCGAATGTATGTTGGTGACTATCCAATATTCAACTTTAATTCAGATGCGGTCACAGAGATTGTACAATCCTGGAGGAATAATGAACTGCGTGAGTATACTCGGCCAATCTTTGAATTTGGCATCATTGTGCCTAGATCTCCCCAAAAGAAACTTCCTAGAGGAGAGCGTGTATTGAGGGAAATGGAAAAGTTGAACATCGATCCCAGCAAAGTGACTGATATTAAAATCGCTTATGAACTAAAGCGAAGTTCTGAAACAACGGAGATCATCACGATCGAACCGATATGGGTTTACCAGGAAAGCCATTCAACATGGTCCAAGCTTAACTTTACGGAAAACGATGATTTGGAAGGGGGAATGTAA
- the walK gene encoding cell wall metabolism sensor histidine kinase WalK gives MKKVGFFRSIHLKFVVIYVLLILVAMQIIGVYFVSKLENQLIENFNESLNERINLLAYSIEQEIKKQRDDTSPTIEEDIRAVLQDVTMEDIDEIRVMNANSRVLGTSNPYNQTSVGKRTTELLVKRALVTGKSTPKDAIDRQTLNRVRQIATPVKSNNQEIIGAIYVEASMEKLYTQMRQINGIFATGTIIAMAFTAVLGVILAQTITRPMSDMRKQALEMARGNFSRKVNIYGNDEIGQLALSFNNLTKKLQEAQATTEGERRKLSSVLSHMTDGVIATDRKGRIILINEPALGMLDVPRETVINKSIIEVLGIEETHTFDLLISEQESLILDFSTEKKPFILRASNSVIQKETGFINGLITVLHDITEQEKIDQERREFVANVSHELRTPLTTMRSYLEALADGAWKDDEIAPRFLDVTQTETERMIRLVNDLLQLSKMDSRDYHFYKKQIDFGEFFNRIIDRFELSKSQKVSFIRNIPKEKIQVSLDTDKITQVLDNIISNAMKYSPEGGTIIFTVDIEESANQILVSISDQGVGIPKADINKIFERFYRVDKARTRMLGGTGLGLAIAKEMIQAHDGDIWASSEEGKGTTIYFTLPISQEEQEDDWA, from the coding sequence ATGAAAAAGGTAGGTTTTTTTCGATCCATTCATCTTAAGTTTGTGGTGATCTATGTATTGCTGATCTTGGTTGCCATGCAGATCATCGGGGTTTATTTTGTCAGCAAGCTGGAAAATCAGCTGATTGAAAACTTTAATGAATCCCTAAATGAGCGTATCAACCTTTTGGCATACAGCATTGAGCAAGAAATAAAGAAGCAGCGGGATGATACTTCTCCAACCATTGAGGAAGATATCCGTGCCGTGCTGCAAGATGTAACAATGGAAGACATTGATGAGATTCGAGTGATGAATGCAAACAGCAGGGTCTTGGGGACTTCTAATCCATACAATCAAACAAGTGTAGGAAAAAGGACGACAGAGCTTCTTGTAAAACGGGCTTTAGTAACGGGAAAGTCAACTCCTAAGGATGCAATAGATCGACAGACCTTGAATCGGGTTAGACAAATAGCTACACCTGTTAAATCCAATAACCAAGAGATCATCGGTGCCATTTATGTTGAGGCTTCCATGGAGAAACTATATACACAGATGCGGCAAATCAATGGGATTTTTGCCACAGGAACGATCATTGCCATGGCATTTACTGCGGTACTTGGCGTTATCCTTGCCCAGACAATTACAAGACCGATGTCTGATATGAGAAAACAGGCCCTGGAAATGGCCAGAGGGAATTTTTCCCGGAAGGTTAATATTTACGGTAATGATGAAATTGGCCAGTTGGCGCTCTCTTTCAACAACTTGACAAAAAAGCTACAGGAAGCTCAAGCGACCACTGAGGGCGAACGTAGAAAGTTGAGTTCTGTTCTATCCCATATGACAGATGGTGTAATTGCGACGGATAGAAAAGGAAGAATCATCCTCATCAATGAACCTGCCTTGGGGATGCTGGATGTTCCACGTGAAACAGTTATAAACAAATCGATCATTGAAGTGTTGGGCATTGAGGAAACCCACACATTTGACCTGTTGATTTCCGAACAGGAATCCTTGATTCTAGATTTCAGTACAGAGAAAAAACCGTTTATACTTAGAGCGAGCAACTCTGTTATTCAGAAGGAGACAGGGTTTATTAATGGATTGATAACCGTTTTGCACGATATCACCGAACAGGAAAAAATCGATCAGGAGCGTCGGGAATTTGTGGCAAATGTATCGCATGAATTAAGAACGCCACTGACTACAATGCGTAGTTACTTAGAGGCATTGGCTGATGGAGCCTGGAAGGATGACGAGATCGCACCTAGGTTCTTGGATGTCACGCAAACAGAGACGGAAAGAATGATCAGGTTAGTTAATGATCTATTACAACTCTCCAAAATGGATTCCAGAGATTATCATTTTTATAAGAAACAGATAGACTTTGGTGAATTCTTTAATAGGATTATTGACAGGTTTGAATTATCCAAATCTCAGAAGGTTTCTTTCATACGGAACATTCCAAAAGAAAAAATTCAGGTTTCCCTTGATACAGATAAAATTACGCAGGTCCTGGATAATATTATTTCCAATGCCATGAAATATTCGCCAGAAGGTGGGACCATTATATTCACAGTTGACATTGAAGAATCAGCCAATCAGATCTTGGTAAGCATCAGTGATCAAGGAGTTGGAATTCCAAAGGCTGATATTAATAAAATCTTTGAGCGTTTCTACCGAGTGGATAAAGCCAGAACAAGAATGCTTGGGGGTACTGGACTGGGGTTGGCGATTGCCAAAGAAATGATCCAAGCCCATGACGGTGATATATGGGCATCGAGTGAAGAAGGAAAAGGCACTACCATCTACTTCACACTTCCTATCTCCCAAGAGGAACAAGAGGATGACTGGGCATGA
- the yycF gene encoding response regulator YycF → MEKKILVVDDEKPIADILKFNLQKEGYEVYCAYDGEEAVNKVEEVRPDLILLDIMLPQRDGMEVCREVRKKYEMPIIMLTAKDSEIDKVLGLELGADDYVTKPFSTRELIARVKANLRRHQQKAADTEEPTEISIGSLVIHPDAYMVTKRGDMIELTHREFELLHYLAKHIGQVMTREHLLQTVWGYDYYGDVRTVDVTVRRLREKIEDNPSHPTWIVTRRGVGYYLRQTEQE, encoded by the coding sequence ATGGAAAAGAAAATATTAGTGGTAGACGACGAGAAACCAATTGCCGATATATTGAAATTCAACCTTCAAAAAGAAGGCTATGAAGTGTACTGTGCCTATGATGGCGAAGAAGCGGTCAATAAGGTAGAGGAAGTGCGTCCAGATTTAATTTTACTTGATATCATGTTACCGCAAAGAGACGGCATGGAAGTATGCAGGGAAGTCCGTAAAAAATATGAAATGCCAATCATCATGCTGACAGCAAAGGATTCCGAAATTGATAAGGTACTCGGGCTTGAGCTTGGTGCCGATGACTATGTGACGAAGCCATTCAGCACACGGGAGTTGATTGCACGTGTGAAGGCAAACCTGCGCCGTCACCAGCAAAAGGCTGCTGACACGGAAGAACCGACGGAAATCTCGATTGGTTCCCTTGTCATCCATCCTGATGCATATATGGTGACAAAACGTGGAGACATGATCGAGTTGACGCACCGTGAGTTTGAATTACTTCATTACCTTGCCAAGCACATTGGACAAGTAATGACACGTGAGCATCTCCTGCAGACGGTTTGGGGTTACGATTATTATGGAGATGTGAGAACCGTGGACGTAACGGTACGTCGCCTACGTGAAAAAATTGAGGATAATCCAAGTCATCCGACATGGATAGTTACAAGAAGAGGAGTTGGCTATTACCTGCGACAAACCGAGCAGGAATAA